The window CAAGCAGAATAACAACACCGAAAATTCCCGCCTGGATACGCAGATTGGTGATAGCTGCCAAGGCCTCAGCTTTATCGATCTTGGCCTCAACAACCCAGTCAAACTTCGTGTTCAGGATCTTAGGCAGACCCAGCTTGGTTGCAGAAGAAAGGATAGGTTGATTACGATAGTCAACAGACTCCTCAGTTACACCGCCCTCTGATCGAAAGGCATCCTGAACGATTGTTGCAGTCAGTTTGGATTCATATAGAGTCAGACCAAGACGGGAGTTGGTACGGGCCAAATGATCCTCACCGATCAGGAAGGTCTCACCAGTCTCACCGAGACCGGTTCGCTGGTCAACCAAGGCCTGTAGGTCGTCGTTGGTAATACGGATAGCAATGATGGAAACCAGCTCTCCCTTGGAAACAACCGGGCCTGCGAGAAAGGCCAGGGGTTTATTAGCTGGCTCATACAAAGCATAGTCCGCCATCTGAACCTGCCGGCTGTCCTTAACCTGACGGACCAAACGTCCCAAATTGGTGTCTTTCAGATCTCCGGTCAGGAGATTGTTCAGATACTCCTGTTCCTTCTTCACAGAGTAATAGCAGAATCCGGTAGGATCAATGAGGTAAAGATCAAAATAGCTATAGGCTTTCTGATACTTGGTCATCAGGTCCTCTGCTTCGCCTGCATGGGTCGGGTTAACAACGTCAGCAAAGGTACCAGTGGTGATCAGTCCCCAGTTCAGACCAGGAATGTCTACAGGAACGAATGTTGCCAGCTCAAAGAGCCCTGTAGAACCGATATCATAGTCAATATCGGCTTTTCCGGCCAGTACTGTCTCAGCAGCTCTGAGCTTTATCAGGTCACCGATCCGTCCCTCTTTGACAATGCGGTCAGAGACCAGCGTGGGTGATGCCGGATTCGCAACCAGGAAGGACTCAAAGGAAGCCACCATACCCTGACGCTCCTGCACGATACCATTAATCTCGCTGGCAGGAATCTGGAAGGCAGCAACACCGAGGAAACGTCCCTCTTCCATAATCGGGGCCGCAATAAAGAGCGCTTGCTTATTATTGGACGGAGCATAAGGGCTGTAGTCCTCAATAGCAACACCCTTCTGCGCCTTGGCAAAAACACGTCCCAGCCCGGAGGTGCGCAGGGAACCTTCAACCACATTCTGGCCCAGATCAGACTCTCCGGCAACAGTGTACACAATGTCACCGCTAGCAGAGATCAGAAAGACATCGTAATACCCATGTTGTTCAACGTAGGTTTTATACATCGGGCCGTATTTTTCCTTATAGCCGTTCCAGAGGCTGCCACCGACCCTGCCGCCTTCCTCGCGAAAGGCCTCAGCAAACTCCTGAACAGCGTTCATCGTGCTGAGATTGGCCGCCATCATGGTAGCATCAGAAAAACGCTTCTTCATGTATCGTTCCAGGGCACCCTTCTTAACCGCCTCAAGAGCCTGTACCTTGGCAATAGCGTCACCACGAAGCCCCTGAAGAACCTCGCCCAGCATAGACACGTCATCATGGGCCTCTGACAGGTACGACGCAACCTGTGATTTTTTCAGCTCCCGAATTGAGTCGAGCTGGAACTTAGCACGCTCCTCAAGGGCCTTGGCTGCCTGCAACTGGTCAACAAAGGCACTGACCAGAAAGGGCACAAGACCAACGGCGAGCATGATCGCAACCAGCTTGCCGCGAAGTCCCA is drawn from Candidatus Electrothrix aestuarii and contains these coding sequences:
- a CDS encoding methyl-accepting chemotaxis protein, which gives rise to MKNLKRKTSGWFGGLGLRGKLVAIMLAVGLVPFLVSAFVDQLQAAKALEERAKFQLDSIRELKKSQVASYLSEAHDDVSMLGEVLQGLRGDAIAKVQALEAVKKGALERYMKKRFSDATMMAANLSTMNAVQEFAEAFREEGGRVGGSLWNGYKEKYGPMYKTYVEQHGYYDVFLISASGDIVYTVAGESDLGQNVVEGSLRTSGLGRVFAKAQKGVAIEDYSPYAPSNNKQALFIAAPIMEEGRFLGVAAFQIPASEINGIVQERQGMVASFESFLVANPASPTLVSDRIVKEGRIGDLIKLRAAETVLAGKADIDYDIGSTGLFELATFVPVDIPGLNWGLITTGTFADVVNPTHAGEAEDLMTKYQKAYSYFDLYLIDPTGFCYYSVKKEQEYLNNLLTGDLKDTNLGRLVRQVKDSRQVQMADYALYEPANKPLAFLAGPVVSKGELVSIIAIRITNDDLQALVDQRTGLGETGETFLIGEDHLARTNSRLGLTLYESKLTATIVQDAFRSEGGVTEESVDYRNQPILSSATKLGLPKILNTKFDWVVEAKIDKAEALAAITNLRIQAGIFGVVILLVVGVIAWFVGTGFARPIVEIARVVRQVAAERDLTLKVESTSSDEIGEMADEFNNMLVELNAAFSEVQSVSLAVAENAQNVAGRASANRDRAEVEAKQSEKTRELLATMGQTAGQVAEGAKAQQLGAQRSQQTIAELLQSMDTVSNAVIKQSEEAETATDRVGAMGETGARVVATSNEQGKMVMQVTASINEITAAVRNMGQAVESATAQGQESLKAAQDGRAAVENTVAGMRAIAESSGQISEIIGVITEIAEQTNLLALNAAIEAARAGAHGKGFAVVADEVGKLAQRSSEAAKEITQLIKDSTASVDAGTRYSEELQDALAKIDASGRNNMHSIEEIASVAQVVESDIQNVQTLVQELNKLAEDISRMAGEQGARRQAAETALASMVQQSQIISALVSEASAGSSTIDTEMREIVHRTDQLNEMVTAQGERSKNAVRIAEQSYEGAQRTVEGAGVVVSITDELRAASDRLREQVEQFKL